Part of the Companilactobacillus zhachilii genome is shown below.
TTACGCCTTTGACAACTTATTGGATGTACTTGTTATATCATCAGTTGTTGAAACGTAAGGCCTTGGCACAAGAATTGGAACAATTGCAACGAGAGAGACCAGATTTGGAAGTTGTCACTGGAGCCTTGAATGCTCGGGCTTTAAATATTGCAGTGGCTCGTGAGTTGAAATTAGTTTATTACCATGAAGAGGATTACCGCTTTACTCTGACGATGGTTAAAATTGACTTTTTAGAAAGTATTATTAACTTCTTAGGTAATCAGAAGTTTAATAGTTTATTGCGGACGACGGCGGAACATTTGTTGAGTATCCTATTTACTGTTGATACCTTGTATTACTTAGGGTCCGGCCGGTTTGTAATTCTTTCACCAATGCTTGGCAAAGATAATGCACCAGTTATGAAACAAAAAATAAAGAGTCACATTGATGATATTGCTGAAAAGTTTGGCTTAGCACGGAATGCTTTAGTTTTGCGGATGGGTCAAATTACGTATTCATCTCAAGATAAGGTTAAAAATCGAAACGTTGAAGATACTTTGATCCAATTGGAGCGTAGTGCTGAGACGGATATCGTTAAAGAATATTTGTAGGAGGTAGTCAAATGTTATTATTAGGAAGTTTTACTTGGCTCTTTCCATTCAGTTTTGTAGTGACGGTATTCTTCGGTATTGTTGTGTTTGTCTTATCTGTTTGCTGGTGGGTAATTTTTAAGCGGACGATTCGATGCTTTAATACGGAGGACAAACGTCATGATTGATTGGTTATATGTGATTGCTATTATTACGATTTGGCTATCCATTGTGATGACAATCATAACAATTTCCGGCGCTGTTATTTTTATCTTTAAGCATTTACATCACACAGATATTGATAATTTACCGCCATTGAAACGTTATCCCCATGTAACTTTGGTTGTTCCGGCGCATAACGAAGAGTTAGTTATTCAAGATACCGTGCGAGCAATTTTGCATTTGAATTATCCTAAAGATCGAGTAGAATTGTTAGTTTATGCCGATAATTGTAACGATGAAACGGCGCAACGGGTTCGTGAATTAAGACAGAAGCCAGAGTTTATTAACAATAATTTTCGAGTAATTGAACGAACCGGGACAGGTGGTAAAGCTGGGGTTTTGAATGATGCTTTAAAAATTGCAACCGGTGAATATATCGGTGTCTATGATGCTGATGCAGCACCAGAATGTAACGCCTTGTACTTTTTGATTGCTAAAATTTTAGAAGATCCAGAACGTTATGCGGCCGCTTTTGGCCGAAATAAAACTAGAAATTATCAACAAAATTTCTTGTCACGGTGTATCAACTTAGAAATTGTTAATACGCAGCGGATTCAACATACTGGATTGTGGCAATTGTTTAAAATTGGCCGAATTCCTGGAACCAACTTTATTATTAACAAAGCAATTGTTCAATCTATTGGTGGCTGGAATAATGGGGCCTTGACTGAAGATACCGCTATTTCATTCAGTTTGATGCATGCGGGAAAGTTAATTGCGTTGGCACATCGCGCCGAAGCTTTTCAACAAGAACCAGAAACGCTATTTGCTTACTATAATCAGCGAAAACGTTGGGCTCGTGGTAACTATGAAGTTATTCTGGACAATGTGAAACATTTGTTTGATAAGACACCTTGGCGAATTAAACTCGAAGTCGCATATTACCTTTGTACTTTCTTTTGGTTCAACGCGGCAATCATTATTTCCAATGTCATTTTTGTTATTAACATGAGTTTGGCAGCGGTACATGTTTTTTATCCACAGATACAACAACTAGTTTCGCTAAGTATGCCATTGTCAATTTTATTTATGGTCAATTGGTTCTTAATGTTCTTCTTGTATTTATTACAGATGAATATTGCTTTAGCCAGTGATTATGGTCAGGCAACGGTGAAGAATTTCTACTACACATTGATCTCGTATTTCACTTATGCACAGCTATTTGTGGTCGTATCAATCGTGGCTATTTTTGACATGATGCGGGATAAAATTTTGGGCAAACACGATACCAAATGGTATAAAACACAGCGCTTTTGATGGGAGGCTATTAAATGAAACGATATAGATACCAGTGGTTAACAGTTGGTTTGGTTATTTTGGTAGCTTCCGCAATTGGAGTAGCGATTTATGACACCAAATCACCTGCTAGTACGCCAGGAGTAGGTTCCGCTATCATTGAGAAACGCTATCAAGAGTGGAAAAAGCTTTATTTACAAGGCAATGATCAGCAAAAATTTGTTAAAACAAACGTTGGTAAAAAGGATCAGACTTTGTCAGAAGCACAAGGTTATGGAATGCTGATTTCAGTTATGGCGGCTAAGCAAGGCTTTGGCAGCCAAAAAACGTTTGACCAATTGACTCGTTATTACGTAAGACATCAAATTAGTGAAAATAATCCGCTCATGGCTTGGCGTCAAAATCAAGATGATATTGCGATGGTCAGTAATAAAGCTGAGAAAACGAGTGCGACTGATGGTGATTTAGATATTGCCTATGCACTGATTTTGGCTGATGAAAAATGGGGCAGTAAAGGCGAATTAAAGTATAATCAATTAGCTAAACGATTGCTTACAGCCATTCAAAATCAGGAAATCAACCAACGGACACATTTACCGAAAGTTGGTAACTGGGCAACTATGTCTCAAAACGAAAATTTAGTTCGGACTTCTGACTTGATGACGGCCTATTTCCGT
Proteins encoded:
- a CDS encoding glycosyl hydrolase family 8, whose protein sequence is MKRYRYQWLTVGLVILVASAIGVAIYDTKSPASTPGVGSAIIEKRYQEWKKLYLQGNDQQKFVKTNVGKKDQTLSEAQGYGMLISVMAAKQGFGSQKTFDQLTRYYVRHQISENNPLMAWRQNQDDIAMVSNKAEKTSATDGDLDIAYALILADEKWGSKGELKYNQLAKRLLTAIQNQEINQRTHLPKVGNWATMSQNENLVRTSDLMTAYFRKFAKYTQDSRWNKAVQNSQIILKKLSSQHKTGLMADFVTVSGERLQLGTVKPKQVASKYDNQYGFNACRIPWRVAYDYQISNSQVSRKIVEKMDDFFASQKRVTAVYSLSGKPLEEYENTAFTAPIAYAAQVTLNSELKARYTKKLTARITADDYYPNTVQMAALLTSGSIGQ
- a CDS encoding GGDEF domain-containing protein encodes the protein MKLKSVDNLIFVGMVLILIYQYVLLYLSVLEGSWLNFLIISLVFIVGLVLGRTTYIILGSVISFFSMCAGGFILALPYTRAMFFWAGLALLTITPLTTYWMYLLYHQLLKRKALAQELEQLQRERPDLEVVTGALNARALNIAVARELKLVYYHEEDYRFTLTMVKIDFLESIINFLGNQKFNSLLRTTAEHLLSILFTVDTLYYLGSGRFVILSPMLGKDNAPVMKQKIKSHIDDIAEKFGLARNALVLRMGQITYSSQDKVKNRNVEDTLIQLERSAETDIVKEYL
- a CDS encoding glycosyltransferase, which produces MIDWLYVIAIITIWLSIVMTIITISGAVIFIFKHLHHTDIDNLPPLKRYPHVTLVVPAHNEELVIQDTVRAILHLNYPKDRVELLVYADNCNDETAQRVRELRQKPEFINNNFRVIERTGTGGKAGVLNDALKIATGEYIGVYDADAAPECNALYFLIAKILEDPERYAAAFGRNKTRNYQQNFLSRCINLEIVNTQRIQHTGLWQLFKIGRIPGTNFIINKAIVQSIGGWNNGALTEDTAISFSLMHAGKLIALAHRAEAFQQEPETLFAYYNQRKRWARGNYEVILDNVKHLFDKTPWRIKLEVAYYLCTFFWFNAAIIISNVIFVINMSLAAVHVFYPQIQQLVSLSMPLSILFMVNWFLMFFLYLLQMNIALASDYGQATVKNFYYTLISYFTYAQLFVVVSIVAIFDMMRDKILGKHDTKWYKTQRF